A part of Entelurus aequoreus isolate RoL-2023_Sb linkage group LG10, RoL_Eaeq_v1.1, whole genome shotgun sequence genomic DNA contains:
- the LOC133658413 gene encoding uncharacterized protein LOC133658413 isoform X1, with the protein MYHCFLVREEDRNYLRFLWFRNNNSSEDIMEYRMRVHVFGNCPSPSVAIYCLRQSVKNAEPVVKQFVNRDFYVDDGLTSLPSVEAAVKLLKRTQEVLSDSNLRLHKIASNKGEVMNAFPSQDHAINLKDLDFTSDILPMQRSLGLNWDLMSDTFTFQVADEQKPFTRRGVLSTVNSIYDPRGFLAPVTIQGKLILRELMENNGDWDAPLPQEMEETWSTWRCSLKDLSNLHIPRVYTKASPTAVSKREIVIFCDASTKAIAAVAYLKITEKNGTNHVGFLMGKAKLTPLSEQTVPRLELCSAAEMDMEVDITFYSDSKIVLGYISNDTRRFYVYVSNRVQRIRSFSHPEQWKHVSTEANPADIATRSVSAKHLSSTTWLCGPAFLKNAQNDQFQKGPFELSDPSLDTEVRPHVSTLNTTAVIKHLGSQRFSKFSSWRSLIHAIARLTHIARLFQKNPAVKANGCKGWHHCHSANAVEELAHAKKTIIRAVQEDIYAQEYASIKNGKGLSKDNNLKALDPLIDADGLLRIGGRIKEAELSLEEKSPLIIHGKHHISTLLVRHYHQKIQHQGRLFTEGALRAAGFWIVGGKRRVSSVIYGCVKCRKLRALPQTQKMADLPADRLSTEPPFTNVGLDVFGPWTVSARRTRGGLAQDKRWAVLFTCMSVRAVHIEVIESLHTSCFINALRRFLAIRGPVKLIRSDRGTNFISACKELKIPSNIDNTSVEKFLSDQDCRWMFNVPHASHMGGPWERMIGVARRILDAMFLQLGTSKLTHEGLSTLMAEVTAILNARPLVPVSTDPDDPQILSPATLLTQKVSPSTAPVGDWVKDLHKQQWRQIQHLAQTFWNKWKKQYLSTLQPRRKWHSPHPNLLPGSVVLLKDDQLKRNHWPLGLITQVFPSKDGRVRKVEIKVSRKDGTKVFLRPVTETILLMAPEKP; encoded by the coding sequence ATGTACCACTGTTTCTTAGTCAGAGAAGAAGACCGCAATTATCTCAGGTTTTTATGGTTCAGAAACAACAACTCATCTGAAGACATCATGGAATACAGAATGAGGGTCCATGTCTTTGGAAATTGTCCCTCTCCCTCAGTGGCCATCTACTGTTTAAGACAGTCAGTGAAAAATGCAGAGCCCGTTGTAAAGCAGTTTGTCAACCGTGACTTTTATGTAGATGACGGGCTAACGTCACTTCCCTCCGTCGAAGCTGCAGTGAAGCTGCTCAAGAGGACGCAAGAGGTTCTGTCAGACTCAAACTTGAGGCTTCACAAAATCGCCTCAAATAAAGGAGAAGTTATGAACGCTTTCCCATCTCAGGACCATGCCATCAACTTAAAGGACCTGGACTTCACTTCAGATATCTTGCCCATGCAACGTAGTCTGGGACTTAACTGGGATCTAATGTCAGACACATTTACCTTTCAAGTAGCTGATGAGCAAAAGCCTTTCACCCGCAGAGGTGTCTTGTCAACTGTCAACAGCATCTATGATCCCCGAGGATTTCTTGCCCCTGTCACCATACAAGGCAAACTGATCCTGCGTGAGCTCATGGAGAACAACGGAGATTGGGATGCACCTCTTCCTCAAGAAATGGAAGAGACATGGTCAACGTGGCGATGCTCATTGAAAGATCTCAGCAATCTCCACATCCCAAGAGTTTACACAAAGGCCTCTCCTACAGCGGTGTCAAAAAGAGAGATAGTCATCTTTTGTGACGCTTCCACAAAGGCAATTGCAGCAGTTGCATACTTAAAGATAACAGAGAAAAATGGAACCAACCACGTGGGCTTTCTCATGGGAAAAGCCAAGCTTACGCCCTTGTCAGAACAAACTGTCCCTAGACTTGAGCTTTGTTCTGCAGCAGAGATGGACATGGAGGTTGACATCACTTTCTACAGCGACAGCAAAATCGTTCTTGGTTACATCAGCAATGATACTAGACGTTTTTACGTGTATGTAAGCAACCGAGTTCAACGGATAAGAAGCTTTTCTCACCCTGAGCAATGGAAACATGTCTCCACTGAAGCAAACCCTGCAGACATAGCCACAAGGTCTGTGTCAGCGAAACACCTGTCCAGTACCACCTGGCTTTGTGGACCAGCATTCCTGAAGAACGCTCAGAATGACCAGTTTCAAAAGGGCCCTTTTGAGTTGTCTGAcccctctttggatacagaggtcCGCCCGCATGTTTCAACATTGAACACCACTGCAGTAATCAAACACCTGGGTTCTCAACGCTTCTCCAAGTTCTCCAGTTGGAGATCATTGATCCATGCCATTGCTCGTCTCACTCACATTGCTCGCCTCTTTCAAAAGAATCCTGCAGTAAAAGCTAACGGCTGCAAAGGCTGGCATCATTGCCACTCAGCAAATGCTGTTGAGGAACTTGCACATGCTAAGAAAACCATCATTCGTGCAGTTCAAGAAGACATATATGCTCAAGAGTATGCTTCCATCAAAAATGGTAAAGGGCTTTCCAAAGACAATAATCTCAAAGCCTTAGACCCTCTCATTGATGCAGATGGTCTGCTAAGAATTGGGGGTCGCATAAAAGAAGCCGAACTCTCTTTGGAGGAGAAATCGCCTCTCATAATCCATGGCAAGCACCATATTTCCACGCTTCTGGTCAGGCACTACCATCAGAAAATACAACACCAGGGCAGATTATTCACTGAAGGTGCTTTAAGAGCTGCTGGATTTTGGATTGTTGGTGGTAAAAGACGAGTCAGCAGTGTGATCTATGGATGTGTTAAATGCCGCAAACTTCGCGCTTTGCCTCAGACTCAAAAGATGGCTGATCTTCCAGCTGATCGCCTGTCCACTGAACCTCCATTTACCAACGTTGGGCTGGACGTTTTTGGACCTTGGACAGTGTCTGCACGTCGTACACGAGGTGGCCTTGCACAAGACAAAAGGTGGGCCGTACTATTCACCTGTATGAGTGTCAGAGCCGTGCACATAGAGGTCATTGAATCATTACACACGTCATGTTTCATCAATGCCTTAAGGCGTTTCCTTGCTATCAGGGGCCCAGTGAAATTAATTCGGTCCGATAGAGGCACCAACTTCATAAGTGCATGCAAAGAGCTCAAGATTCCATCCAACATTGATAACACATCTGTAGAAAAGTTTTTGTCCGATCAAGATTGCAGATGGATGTTCAACGTGCCTCACGCATCTCACATGGGTGGGCCATGGGAGAGGATGATTGGTGTGGCAAGAAGGATCCTTGACGCCATGTTCCTGCAGCTTGGGACCTCAAAGCTGACCCACGAGGGTCTCTCCACACTTATGGCAGAGGTGACTGCCATCCTCAATGCCAGACCTCTTGTACCAGTGTCCACCGACCCAGATGACCCGCAAATACTCTCACCAGCAACACTCCTCACACAAAAGGTCAGTCCTTCAACTGCTCCCGTAGGCGACTGGGTAAAAGATCTCCACAAGCAACAGTGGCGTCAAATCCAGCATTTGGCTCAAACCTTTTGGAACAAATGGAAGAAGCAATACCTATCCACACTTCAGCCACGGAGGAAGTGGCATTCACCCCACCCTAACCTCCTGCCTGGAAGTGTAGTGCTCCTCAAAGATGACCAACTGAAGAGAAACCATTGGCCTTTAGGACTAATTACACAAGTCTTCCCAAGTAAAGATGGCAGAGTTCGcaaagtggagataaaagtctccAGAAAGGATGGGACCAAAGTGTTCCTGCGGCCGGTCACAGAGACAATCCTGCTTATGGCACCAGAGAAGCCGTAG
- the LOC133658413 gene encoding uncharacterized protein LOC133658413 isoform X2, producing the protein MYHCFLVREEDRNYLRFLWFRNNNSSEDIMEYRMRVHVFGNCPSPSVAIYCLRQSVKNAEPVVKQFVNRDFYVDDGLTSLPSVEAAVKLLKRTQEVLSDSNLRLHKIASNKGEVMNAFPSQDHAINLKDLDFTSDILPMQRSLGLNWDLMSDTFTFQVADEQKPFTRRGVLSTVNSIYDPRGFLAPVTIQGKLILRELMENNGDWDAPLPQEMEETWSTWRCSLKDLSNLHIPRVYTKASPTAVSKREIVIFCDASTKAIAAVAYLKITEKNGTNHVGFLMGKAKLTPLSEQTVPRLELCSAAEMDMEVDITFYSDSKIVLGYISNDTRRFYVYVSNRVQRIRSFSHPEQWKHVSTEANPADIATRSVSAKHLSSTTWLCGPAFLKNAQNDQFQKGPFELSDPSLDTEVRPHVSTLNTTAVIKHLGSQRFSKFSSWRSLIHAIARLTHIARLFQKNPAVKANGCKGWHHCHSANAVEELAHAKKTIIRAVQEDIYAQEYASIKNGKGLSKDNNLKALDPLIDADGLLRIGGRIKEAELSLEEKSPLIIHGKHHISTLLVRHYHQKIQHQGRLFTEGALRAAGFWIVGGKRRVSSVIYGCVKCRKLRALPQTQKMADLPADRLSTEPPFTNVGLDVFGPWTVSARRTRGGLAQDKRLQMDVQRASRISHGWAMGEDDWCGKKDP; encoded by the exons ATGTACCACTGTTTCTTAGTCAGAGAAGAAGACCGCAATTATCTCAGGTTTTTATGGTTCAGAAACAACAACTCATCTGAAGACATCATGGAATACAGAATGAGGGTCCATGTCTTTGGAAATTGTCCCTCTCCCTCAGTGGCCATCTACTGTTTAAGACAGTCAGTGAAAAATGCAGAGCCCGTTGTAAAGCAGTTTGTCAACCGTGACTTTTATGTAGATGACGGGCTAACGTCACTTCCCTCCGTCGAAGCTGCAGTGAAGCTGCTCAAGAGGACGCAAGAGGTTCTGTCAGACTCAAACTTGAGGCTTCACAAAATCGCCTCAAATAAAGGAGAAGTTATGAACGCTTTCCCATCTCAGGACCATGCCATCAACTTAAAGGACCTGGACTTCACTTCAGATATCTTGCCCATGCAACGTAGTCTGGGACTTAACTGGGATCTAATGTCAGACACATTTACCTTTCAAGTAGCTGATGAGCAAAAGCCTTTCACCCGCAGAGGTGTCTTGTCAACTGTCAACAGCATCTATGATCCCCGAGGATTTCTTGCCCCTGTCACCATACAAGGCAAACTGATCCTGCGTGAGCTCATGGAGAACAACGGAGATTGGGATGCACCTCTTCCTCAAGAAATGGAAGAGACATGGTCAACGTGGCGATGCTCATTGAAAGATCTCAGCAATCTCCACATCCCAAGAGTTTACACAAAGGCCTCTCCTACAGCGGTGTCAAAAAGAGAGATAGTCATCTTTTGTGACGCTTCCACAAAGGCAATTGCAGCAGTTGCATACTTAAAGATAACAGAGAAAAATGGAACCAACCACGTGGGCTTTCTCATGGGAAAAGCCAAGCTTACGCCCTTGTCAGAACAAACTGTCCCTAGACTTGAGCTTTGTTCTGCAGCAGAGATGGACATGGAGGTTGACATCACTTTCTACAGCGACAGCAAAATCGTTCTTGGTTACATCAGCAATGATACTAGACGTTTTTACGTGTATGTAAGCAACCGAGTTCAACGGATAAGAAGCTTTTCTCACCCTGAGCAATGGAAACATGTCTCCACTGAAGCAAACCCTGCAGACATAGCCACAAGGTCTGTGTCAGCGAAACACCTGTCCAGTACCACCTGGCTTTGTGGACCAGCATTCCTGAAGAACGCTCAGAATGACCAGTTTCAAAAGGGCCCTTTTGAGTTGTCTGAcccctctttggatacagaggtcCGCCCGCATGTTTCAACATTGAACACCACTGCAGTAATCAAACACCTGGGTTCTCAACGCTTCTCCAAGTTCTCCAGTTGGAGATCATTGATCCATGCCATTGCTCGTCTCACTCACATTGCTCGCCTCTTTCAAAAGAATCCTGCAGTAAAAGCTAACGGCTGCAAAGGCTGGCATCATTGCCACTCAGCAAATGCTGTTGAGGAACTTGCACATGCTAAGAAAACCATCATTCGTGCAGTTCAAGAAGACATATATGCTCAAGAGTATGCTTCCATCAAAAATGGTAAAGGGCTTTCCAAAGACAATAATCTCAAAGCCTTAGACCCTCTCATTGATGCAGATGGTCTGCTAAGAATTGGGGGTCGCATAAAAGAAGCCGAACTCTCTTTGGAGGAGAAATCGCCTCTCATAATCCATGGCAAGCACCATATTTCCACGCTTCTGGTCAGGCACTACCATCAGAAAATACAACACCAGGGCAGATTATTCACTGAAGGTGCTTTAAGAGCTGCTGGATTTTGGATTGTTGGTGGTAAAAGACGAGTCAGCAGTGTGATCTATGGATGTGTTAAATGCCGCAAACTTCGCGCTTTGCCTCAGACTCAAAAGATGGCTGATCTTCCAGCTGATCGCCTGTCCACTGAACCTCCATTTACCAACGTTGGGCTGGACGTTTTTGGACCTTGGACAGTGTCTGCACGTCGTACACGAGGTGGCCTTGCACAAGACAAAAG ATTGCAGATGGATGTTCAACGTGCCTCACGCATCTCACATGGGTGGGCCATGGGAGAGGATGATTGGTGTGGCAAGAAGGATCCTTGA